The DNA region tttccacCGGGGAAAAGTTCAGCAATATTGGGCAAGATGATGCTTGTATTTACTTCTGGAGAAGCAGTAAAACCACACGTTGTGGGCTGTacattttatttcttttcctaTCGAAGAGAGAAATTAAGCAAGTCTGGTAGTCAGAGTTATACAGTACGGATCTGCCAACTTGCTGTCATCGTAGACTAGCTTCGAATTCGCAGGTACTTCTCTTGGCGCTGGTATTGTTAAGTTACTGCAGCTTATCAATAAACACTGGTATGTTTGAAACTTAGTACTTCAAAAACAATTGACAtgtacatatatatatatatatatactaagCATGTTAGTCTAGTTTGAAAAGCTACTATTTCTATTGACTAAGTTGACTAAGTTCCCCGGTTTTAGGCTTTCCCACTAATCACGCCAGTCAACTTCTACGCATCAGACGAACTGCTCCTACTGTTACTAGTCTTTCTCATTCAGTAATTCAAATCACCATTCGTCAAAAGTCAAAGAATCTAGTAAGGTAGAACTATCCATTCCTTTAACATTTCCtttatttcaattgtaCCGGACTTATCATTCAATTACATGAGATTACCCACtctaataaataaatacaTTAATAATAAGAGAGGACATGATAGTCAAATAACAGATTCGATCACTCCCCCtccaatgaaaaaattctcAAGAGAGTCTTCTCCGAATGAAAGAACGTCAAGATCCAGATCAGCGTCACCCACAAAATATAGAAGAAGACATCCATATCAAGTACCAAAACATGTCACAATTTCTAAAGATACCAAGTCTCTACAATTAAATACTACGCATACTGTTGCCTTCTATGAGGGTCTCTCAACGCCTGTGGAGTCTCCTGTAACAACTCCGGAGAGGATAAATATTGTAACGACACCTTTAACTTCACCAAGACCTGACTTTTACGATAAGGAATTGAATTTTAGAACATCTTTAGTCAAGAATTTTGCTGACTTGAAGTTACAGCAGCCTTTCCAAACACATCCAATATTTAGAATACCCGAGATATTGGATAATATAATTAAGCATTTATCGTTGCATGAAAAGGAAGCCATTAATCTAAATGAAAATcctttcaaaagaagagCTCCAGAAACCTATCAACATGCTTTGCTATTGTATAAAGACGAGGTAAAAGCCAAAAAGGTCTGGGACGAGGTCCTAAAAACTAAAAGAAATAGCAATTTTGTCTATGAACCAAGTCTGTATAATTGTCTTTCTGTTAATAAAATATGGTACAGAGTTGCTTTACCTTACCTTCAAAAAGAGCTAATGTTTAGAGATGCTAATAAACTCAAAAGATTTGGTGAGTTGTCAAAGGGTATCTAtggcaagaaaaaaaaattcactAGTCCCAATTCATTTACCTTGTACAAATTGCATCAGGTAGCGCCAGGTGATCAAATAATGGAAGATATTTCCACGCTCCCATTACAAAATGTAAAAACTTTACAATTTTACATCTGTCCCAACATCTTACCACCTAGATCTTGGTTCCATGTTGCTCAAAACTTACAAAAGGTAATTCTGCCAGGAAATAGGAAGATAAATGATAGATTCTTGATTGAAGCATCCCTCAATTTAaccaatttgaaatatttagaTCTTAGAGCTTGTGAAAATGTTAGTGATGTTGGCATTGTCTCAATTGCATTACGCTGCAAGAAACTAGAATTTATCAACTTAGGCAGACACAGCCGTGGTGAACTTATAACAGATGTCTCTTTGGTGGCACTTGGCAAGTACACCAATATTGTGACACTAGGAATGGCAGGTTGTAACATCACAGATAATGGGCTTTGGGATTTTGCCCAAAGAAATGGTGATAATGTCAAAAGATTATCTTTGAACAATTGTAAGTTACTGACAAACTTTTCAATACCCTACCTTGTCGGATTCAACTATTTCCCAAATTTGGCGGTATTGGAGATAAAAAATCTGGTTAATATCGACGACGTCAAATGGCTAGTTAAATTCATGTTGTGGAAAAAATATTCGAATCATCCTCTCTTAATTGAGAGCTGTCACAGAATTACCAAGCTTCTGGGTatagaagagaaaaagataaaaaagaCTAATGCCATTTGCGCTTTGAGTGACATGAGTGAATGGATTAATGAGGATGAAAGTTTgtaatcttttgaaaacaaaagTTGATATTCTTATGTAACTAATTTACAAGATCATATATTTTAATGGTTAATAATGAGTTTAATGACACGATTCAAATGCTGTGTTATGAAAATGTTGTGGTACATATTCATCTCATCTTCTTAGCGTATGAATTTTTAGTAGCCTGACGCTTTTCCTTGATAGTAATACtagtgaaaaaaataatcattcaagaaaagtaGAACGATATTGGAAAGTTTAGGTACCATTGAAAGAGACACCTCAACTGGATAATGACGTTTATTAGAGAGCTTGAAGCTTTAGCTAGCACAAATAAATGCATGAATATCGCCCTATGGGGAATCTTTTGTTTTGGTGTTTTGAAGTGCGCTACATTGACCTTGAGaacattatcattatttttcgATCTGTTTGTCTTACCTCCAGTCAACTACTCTAAATATGGTGCCAAAAAAGGCAACTACTGTGTTGTCACTGGTGCTAGTGATGGTATTGGTAAAGAGTATGCAGTTCAAATGGCTAAACGTGGTTTTAacttaattttaatttcaagaacTTTAAGTAAGCTGGAAACCATACAATCCGAATTACAAGAAACCTACAAGGTTAAGGTTGAGATTTTAGCAATTGATATTGCCCAAGATGATTCTACCAATTACATGAAGATTAAGGAACTATGTCAAGGCTTACCAATTTCTGTACTGATTAACAATGTTGGTCAATCACACTCAATTCCAGTACCATTTTTAGAAACTGAGGAACAAGAATTGAGGAATATCATCACTATTAACAACACAGCTACCTTGTTAATTACTCAAATTGTCGCTCCATTCATTGTAGAAACAGtcaagaatgaaaaagatcTGTCTAAGGGTTTAATTTTGACCATGGGCTCGTTTGGTGGTTACATTCCAACTCCTCTCTTGGCCACATACAGTGGTTCTAAGGCTTTCTTACAAAACTGGTCATCATCATTGGCTGGTGAATTATCTAAGGATAACATTGATGTCGAGTTGGTCCTATCTTACTTAGTCACCTCGTCAATGTCGAAAATTAGAAGAACTTCCATGTTGATTCCAAATCCAAAAACTTTTGTCGCTTCCACATTGAGAAATGTCGGCAGACGTTGTGGATCTCAACAAAGATTTGCTACAATTACTCCATATTGGTCACATGCAATCTATGCCTTTGTTATTGACGAGACTTTTGGTGTCTATTCTAAGATCGTCAATGCAATCAACTTCTCCTTCCATAAATCAATCAGAATCAgagctttgaaaaaagcaGCTAGATTAGCAAAGAAGGAGTAGGATCTATATAATGCTTCTATATAAACAAAGgtcaaatatatattatttccTTGAGTTTGTCTCTTTTAGGTCAAAAAGATTGGCCCTGTGTAATTTGTAACACGAAAGTCAGGACcgaagtttttcaaaacatAAAGAGAATAGAgtagaaaaaaatacaatcTCTTTCAATTCCTCCTGAGTATCAGGGATTGCATATATAAAGGCTTCACTGTGTTGGTTTTGATAATGAGTGGAGATTTAGCAAATTATAAGAGACTGGAGAAAGTCGGTGAAGGTACATACGGTGTTGTTTATAAGGCGTTAGATTTACGTCAAGGTCAAAGGATCGttgcattgaaaaaaattagattaGAGAGTGAAGATGAAGGTGTTCCAAGTACAGCAATAAGGGAAATTTCATTACTGaaggaattgaaagatgagAATATCGTTAGATTATATGACATTGTTCATTCGGACGCTCACAAATTATATTTGgtgtttgaatttttagatCTTGATTTAAAAAGGTATATGGAGAGTATACCAAAGGAGCAACCTTTAGGTGATAGCATTATTAAGAAGTTTATGATGCAGCTTTGTAAGGGTATTGCTTATTGCCATGCGCACAGAATTTTACATCGTGATCTAAAACCacaaaatcttttaattAACAAGGAAGGAAATTTGAAGTTGGGAGATTTTGGTTTAGCAAGAGCTTTTGGTGTTCCATTGAGAGCTTATACACATGAAATTGTTACATTATGGTACAGAGCCCCTGAAGTCTTGTTAGGAGGAAAGCAATACAGTACAGGGGTGGATACATGGTCGATTGGTTGTATCTTTGCTGAAATGTGTAATAGAAAACCAATTTTCAGTGGTGAT from Kazachstania africana CBS 2517 chromosome 5, complete genome includes:
- the AMN1 gene encoding Amn1p (similar to Saccharomyces cerevisiae AMN1 (YBR158W); ancestral locus Anc_8.510), with the protein product MRLPTLINKYINNKRGHDSQITDSITPPPMKKFSRESSPNERTSRSRSASPTKYRRRHPYQVPKHVTISKDTKSLQLNTTHTVAFYEGLSTPVESPVTTPERINIVTTPLTSPRPDFYDKELNFRTSLVKNFADLKLQQPFQTHPIFRIPEILDNIIKHLSLHEKEAINLNENPFKRRAPETYQHALLLYKDEVKAKKVWDEVLKTKRNSNFVYEPSLYNCLSVNKIWYRVALPYLQKELMFRDANKLKRFGELSKGIYGKKKKFTSPNSFTLYKLHQVAPGDQIMEDISTLPLQNVKTLQFYICPNILPPRSWFHVAQNLQKVILPGNRKINDRFLIEASLNLTNLKYLDLRACENVSDVGIVSIALRCKKLEFINLGRHSRGELITDVSLVALGKYTNIVTLGMAGCNITDNGLWDFAQRNGDNVKRLSLNNCKLLTNFSIPYLVGFNYFPNLAVLEIKNLVNIDDVKWLVKFMLWKKYSNHPLLIESCHRITKLLGIEEKKIKKTNAICALSDMSEWINEDESL
- the IFA38 gene encoding ketoreductase (similar to Saccharomyces cerevisiae YBR159W; ancestral locus Anc_8.512); translated protein: MTFIRELEALASTNKCMNIALWGIFCFGVLKCATLTLRTLSLFFDLFVLPPVNYSKYGAKKGNYCVVTGASDGIGKEYAVQMAKRGFNLILISRTLSKLETIQSELQETYKVKVEILAIDIAQDDSTNYMKIKELCQGLPISVLINNVGQSHSIPVPFLETEEQELRNIITINNTATLLITQIVAPFIVETVKNEKDLSKGLILTMGSFGGYIPTPLLATYSGSKAFLQNWSSSLAGELSKDNIDVELVLSYLVTSSMSKIRRTSMLIPNPKTFVASTLRNVGRRCGSQQRFATITPYWSHAIYAFVIDETFGVYSKIVNAINFSFHKSIRIRALKKAARLAKKE
- the CDC28 gene encoding cyclin-dependent serine/threonine-protein kinase CDC28 (similar to Saccharomyces cerevisiae CDC28 (YBR160W); ancestral locus Anc_8.513), coding for MSGDLANYKRLEKVGEGTYGVVYKALDLRQGQRIVALKKIRLESEDEGVPSTAIREISLLKELKDENIVRLYDIVHSDAHKLYLVFEFLDLDLKRYMESIPKEQPLGDSIIKKFMMQLCKGIAYCHAHRILHRDLKPQNLLINKEGNLKLGDFGLARAFGVPLRAYTHEIVTLWYRAPEVLLGGKQYSTGVDTWSIGCIFAEMCNRKPIFSGDSEIDQIFKIFRVLGTPNESVWPDIVYLPDFKPSFPQWRRKDLSQVVPSLDAQGIDLLDKLLAYDPINRISARRASMHPYFQES